One genomic region from Arthrobacter pigmenti encodes:
- a CDS encoding ATP-binding cassette domain-containing protein, giving the protein MISVSNLELRAGARLLMDEVSFRIDRGDKIGLVGRNGAGKTTLTRVLAGEGLPASGTVSSNGEIGYLPQDPRTPNMDQLARDRILSARNLDVVVGKLRETQELMASDDPAVRDKAMGRYDRLEAEFLAHGGYAAEAEAAAISSNLALPERILNQPLKTLSGGQRRRVELARILYSGAETMLLDEPTNHLDADSITWLRDFLKNHQGGLIVISHDVELLEATVNKVFHLDANRTTIDLYNMGWKRYIQQRETDERARKRERANTEKKAQVLMDQANKMRAKATKAVAAQNMAKRAERMLSGLDAVRAQDRVAALRFPEPAPCGRTPMTAEGLSKSYGSLEIFTDVDLAIDRGSKVVILGLNGAGKTTLLRMLAGVDSPDTGRIVPGHGLKVGYYAQEHETLDTERTVLENMRSAAPDMRDAEVRGVLGSFLFSGDDVDKPAGVLSGGEKTRLALATIVASSANVLLLDEPTNNLDPASREEILGALRNYSGAVVLVSHDEGAVDALNPERVVLLPDGVEDLWNDDYLELVTLA; this is encoded by the coding sequence GTGATTTCCGTGTCGAATCTTGAATTGCGCGCGGGCGCGAGGCTGCTTATGGACGAGGTGTCCTTCCGGATCGACCGTGGGGACAAAATAGGGCTCGTCGGGCGCAACGGTGCAGGTAAGACGACGCTGACCCGCGTCCTGGCAGGTGAGGGACTCCCTGCGTCCGGCACGGTCAGCAGCAACGGAGAGATCGGCTACCTCCCCCAGGACCCGCGCACGCCGAACATGGATCAGCTTGCACGCGATCGGATTCTCTCCGCACGCAATCTTGACGTCGTCGTCGGGAAGCTGCGCGAGACACAGGAGCTGATGGCGAGCGATGATCCTGCAGTACGCGACAAGGCAATGGGCCGCTATGACCGGCTCGAGGCCGAGTTCCTCGCCCACGGCGGGTACGCCGCGGAAGCCGAGGCGGCAGCCATCTCCTCGAACCTCGCGCTTCCCGAGCGCATACTGAACCAGCCGCTCAAAACCCTGTCCGGGGGCCAGCGGCGGCGTGTGGAGCTGGCCCGCATCCTCTACTCCGGTGCCGAGACGATGCTCCTTGACGAGCCGACCAACCACCTCGACGCCGACTCCATCACCTGGCTGAGGGACTTCCTGAAGAATCACCAGGGCGGCCTGATCGTCATCAGCCACGATGTAGAGCTCCTCGAGGCGACCGTGAACAAGGTGTTCCACCTGGACGCCAACCGGACCACCATCGATCTCTACAACATGGGTTGGAAACGGTACATTCAGCAGCGCGAGACCGACGAACGGGCCCGCAAGCGCGAGCGCGCGAACACCGAGAAGAAGGCCCAGGTTCTCATGGACCAGGCCAACAAGATGCGGGCGAAGGCCACTAAAGCAGTAGCTGCCCAGAACATGGCCAAGCGCGCTGAGCGCATGCTTTCGGGTCTTGATGCCGTGCGTGCCCAGGACAGGGTAGCTGCACTTCGTTTCCCGGAACCTGCCCCGTGTGGCCGTACCCCGATGACGGCTGAGGGCCTGAGCAAGTCCTATGGATCGCTGGAGATCTTCACGGATGTGGACCTTGCGATAGATCGTGGTTCGAAGGTTGTCATCCTTGGACTGAACGGCGCGGGCAAAACCACGCTACTGAGGATGCTGGCGGGAGTCGACTCACCCGACACCGGGCGGATCGTTCCCGGTCACGGCCTCAAAGTCGGTTACTACGCCCAGGAACACGAAACACTGGACACGGAGCGCACAGTCCTGGAAAACATGCGCTCGGCAGCTCCGGACATGCGCGATGCCGAGGTCCGTGGCGTCCTCGGGTCCTTCCTGTTCTCGGGGGATGACGTCGACAAGCCTGCCGGGGTCCTCTCCGGCGGCGAGAAGACGAGGCTTGCCCTGGCGACGATCGTTGCTTCGTCGGCCAACGTCCTGCTGCTCGATGAGCCCACGAACAACCTGGACCCTGCCAGCCGCGAGGAGATCCTGGGCGCGCTCCGGAACTACTCCGGCGCCGTCGTACTGGTCAGCCATGACGAAGGCGCTGTCGACGCGCTCAACCCCGAGCGTGTGGTCCTGCTGCCCGATGGCGTCGAGGATCTCTGGAACGACGATTACCTGGAACTGGTAACGCTGGCCTGA
- a CDS encoding biotin transporter BioY translates to MQQTNQIPRSSPTETVKSARRSWNATDLSLIAVFAAVVATSAILPAIPVGQVGVPITLQTLAIMVTGIVLGPWRAGAALGLYVAVGLAGLPIFSQFRGGIGILFGPSAGYIIAFPLAAMAIGFLARLIFRRIGRLKFLALFVACTVTSLLITHPLGIVGMMVNAKLDLPAAVAADVVFLPGDILKNLAAAAIGLSVVKAFPRLQGRAAGTR, encoded by the coding sequence ATGCAGCAGACGAACCAGATTCCGCGGTCCTCCCCCACCGAGACTGTGAAGTCTGCCCGCAGGTCCTGGAACGCAACCGATCTCTCGCTGATCGCGGTCTTCGCGGCCGTCGTGGCCACCAGTGCCATCCTACCCGCTATCCCAGTGGGTCAGGTCGGGGTGCCCATAACCCTGCAAACGCTGGCGATCATGGTGACCGGAATCGTCCTGGGGCCCTGGCGCGCGGGTGCAGCACTCGGACTCTACGTCGCCGTCGGACTCGCCGGGCTCCCCATCTTCAGCCAGTTTCGTGGCGGCATCGGAATCCTGTTTGGACCGTCGGCCGGATACATCATCGCTTTCCCCCTTGCGGCCATGGCTATAGGTTTCCTGGCCCGCCTCATCTTCCGCAGGATCGGACGCCTGAAGTTCCTCGCCCTTTTTGTAGCTTGCACCGTCACCAGCCTGCTGATCACCCATCCTCTGGGGATCGTCGGAATGATGGTGAACGCGAAACTCGATCTACCGGCTGCCGTCGCCGCCGACGTCGTTTTTCTGCCCGGCGACATCCTCAAGAACCTGGCAGCCGCGGCTATCGGCTTGAGCGTTGTGAAGGCGTTCCCCCGGCTCCAGGGCCGCGCCGCCGGTACGCGATGA
- a CDS encoding DUF3099 domain-containing protein, with product MIKLNHQSKRRPEIHNISDAREAHSDEMRQRMIKYSLSMGIRMVCLILVFVVEGWLQWVMIAGAVFLPYFAVIIANGGSDTSNLAHSEALLDRAPAPELEAPVAGTREDGPVTLQGEVVQEQETQEPDMQQTQPGTHTGQDGKEQS from the coding sequence ATGATCAAGCTGAACCATCAGTCGAAACGCCGCCCGGAAATCCATAACATCAGTGATGCCCGTGAGGCGCACAGCGATGAGATGCGCCAGCGGATGATCAAGTACTCACTGTCGATGGGGATCCGCATGGTCTGCCTCATCCTGGTGTTCGTGGTTGAGGGCTGGCTGCAGTGGGTCATGATCGCCGGGGCAGTTTTTCTGCCGTATTTCGCGGTGATCATCGCCAACGGAGGTAGTGACACCAGTAACCTCGCGCACAGCGAAGCTCTGTTGGACCGGGCACCCGCTCCCGAACTGGAAGCGCCCGTCGCCGGGACCCGGGAGGATGGCCCGGTCACGCTGCAGGGCGAGGTAGTCCAGGAGCAGGAGACGCAGGAACCAGACATGCAGCAGACGCAACCCGGAACGCATACCGGACAGGACGGAAAGGAGCAATCGTGA
- a CDS encoding energy-coupling factor ABC transporter ATP-binding protein, with the protein MIEFDDATVQADEPALRTILHPLQLALTERRISVIGANGSGKSTLLKLINGLVLPSAGRVRVDGLDTGRRGSAVRARVGFMFTDPLSQLIMPTGREDIELSLRRRHRQPAERRAAAEEVLGRFNLGHLADQSVYDLSGGERQLLGLATVLACDPSVLVADEPTTLLDLRNEDRVRQLFRQLDQQVIFTTHSLDFALDADRTLVVDAGRIVYDGAPSDAVAAYRELSLSSSAADGRQ; encoded by the coding sequence ATGATCGAGTTTGACGACGCCACCGTTCAGGCCGACGAGCCGGCGTTACGCACTATCCTTCACCCGCTGCAGCTCGCGCTTACCGAACGCCGCATCAGCGTGATCGGGGCCAACGGATCCGGAAAATCCACTCTGTTGAAACTGATCAATGGGCTGGTACTTCCCAGCGCCGGACGGGTCCGCGTTGACGGGCTGGATACGGGCCGTCGCGGCTCGGCTGTGCGCGCCCGGGTTGGGTTCATGTTCACCGATCCCCTCTCCCAGCTGATCATGCCGACCGGGCGGGAAGACATCGAACTCTCCCTTCGCCGTCGTCATCGTCAGCCGGCCGAGCGGCGGGCTGCGGCGGAGGAGGTGTTGGGCAGGTTCAACCTGGGCCATCTTGCCGACCAGAGTGTTTATGACCTCTCCGGCGGTGAACGGCAACTCCTTGGGCTCGCCACGGTGCTTGCATGTGACCCGAGTGTCCTTGTCGCCGATGAACCAACCACCCTGCTCGACCTTCGCAATGAAGACCGCGTGCGGCAGCTTTTCCGCCAGCTCGACCAACAGGTCATTTTCACCACCCATTCGCTCGATTTCGCCCTCGACGCGGATCGGACACTGGTGGTCGACGCCGGACGGATCGTGTACGACGGCGCGCCCTCCGATGCCGTAGCCGCCTACCGGGAACTCAGCCTGAGCAGCTCCGCAGCGGACGGGCGGCAGTGA
- a CDS encoding energy-coupling factor transporter transmembrane protein EcfT, with protein MSLLGSYVQRRSLLHAAPLWGKFLAVAALSVTVLVLNAWWMTLAALGIVTVAYTAGARLSLKLMLGPLARMWPLILILGAFQVVTAGALAAFLVVGNIVVCVLAALLITLTTESHRILDGLVSLARPLRFLGADPERFGLTVSLMLRSIPVLVGSAGDARDAARARGLERNPRALILPVFIGAVAYAQQTGEALAARGLGDAKSEYDDDDEGDTR; from the coding sequence GTGAGCCTGCTGGGCTCGTACGTCCAGCGGCGTTCGCTCCTTCATGCTGCCCCGCTCTGGGGCAAGTTCCTTGCCGTTGCCGCGCTGTCCGTAACGGTGCTGGTGCTGAACGCATGGTGGATGACCCTCGCTGCCCTGGGAATCGTAACTGTGGCCTACACAGCGGGCGCGCGCCTCTCGCTCAAACTTATGCTCGGTCCGCTTGCAAGGATGTGGCCGCTGATCCTCATCCTCGGAGCATTCCAGGTGGTCACCGCCGGGGCGCTCGCGGCCTTCCTCGTGGTGGGAAACATCGTTGTCTGCGTACTCGCTGCCCTGCTGATCACCCTTACCACCGAGAGTCACCGCATCCTGGACGGCCTGGTCTCCCTGGCGCGGCCGCTACGGTTCCTCGGCGCGGATCCGGAACGGTTCGGCCTCACCGTCTCCCTGATGCTCCGGAGTATTCCCGTTCTGGTGGGGTCGGCCGGGGACGCCCGCGACGCAGCACGCGCCAGGGGGCTTGAACGAAATCCCCGTGCATTGATCCTGCCCGTTTTCATCGGCGCGGTCGCCTACGCGCAGCAGACCGGCGAGGCGCTGGCGGCGCGCGGTCTTGGCGACGCAAAGTCCGAGTACGACGACGACGACGAAGGCGATACGCGCTAG
- the serB gene encoding phosphoserine phosphatase SerB: MTETFRVVSFGARSEDTRRKEVRRALGEAGAVVVREETHDDDRYSVANLTVSFDGALEELRRAVAPLVSEHTGIAVVPPSLLGKETKLLIMDVDSTLIKQEVIELLAAHAGREAEVAAVTESAMRGELDFAQSLHARVAVLAGLEEEVISDVGTRIELSDGAEHLVEAFLESGHVVAVVSGGFSQILEPLAARLQLTHSKANLLGVDAGTLTGTVIGPVVDRAEKARCLRAWAEAAGIPLDRTIAVGDGANDLDMLAAAGLGVAFNAKPAVRSAADVAVDFQYLDVVRHFVTL; this comes from the coding sequence GTGACTGAGACATTCAGGGTGGTCAGTTTCGGCGCCCGGTCGGAGGATACCCGCCGTAAGGAAGTTCGCCGCGCACTTGGGGAGGCTGGCGCCGTCGTCGTCCGTGAGGAAACGCACGACGACGACCGCTACTCTGTCGCAAACCTCACCGTCAGCTTTGACGGCGCCTTAGAGGAGCTTCGCCGGGCGGTCGCTCCGCTCGTCAGCGAGCATACGGGGATCGCCGTTGTCCCTCCTTCCCTTCTGGGAAAGGAAACCAAGCTGCTCATCATGGATGTCGACTCAACGTTGATCAAGCAGGAAGTCATTGAGTTGCTGGCTGCCCATGCCGGTCGGGAAGCGGAAGTCGCTGCCGTCACGGAATCAGCGATGCGCGGCGAGCTGGACTTCGCGCAGAGCCTGCATGCGCGAGTCGCCGTGCTGGCGGGACTTGAGGAAGAGGTGATCAGCGATGTGGGGACGCGAATCGAGCTCAGCGACGGAGCGGAGCACCTTGTTGAGGCGTTCCTGGAGTCCGGTCACGTCGTTGCGGTGGTGTCGGGCGGATTCAGCCAGATCCTCGAACCACTGGCGGCGCGGCTGCAGTTGACGCATTCCAAGGCAAACCTTCTCGGTGTCGATGCCGGCACTCTGACGGGAACGGTGATCGGCCCAGTGGTGGACCGGGCTGAGAAGGCGAGGTGCCTGCGGGCCTGGGCGGAAGCCGCCGGGATTCCCCTGGACCGGACGATCGCCGTCGGAGATGGAGCGAATGACCTCGACATGCTGGCCGCGGCCGGCCTCGGTGTTGCGTTCAATGCCAAGCCCGCCGTGCGTTCGGCCGCGGATGTCGCCGTCGACTTTCAGTACCTGGACGTTGTGCGGCACTTCGTCACGCTTTAG
- a CDS encoding TSUP family transporter: MDLLRDALILLGGLWAGTINTIVGSGTLVTFPILLALGYAPVTATISNAMGLVAGGVSGAWGYRKELKGNGRTLARLLPASILGGMAGAALLLNLPESVFGIVAPFLIVVALGFVIFQPKLQRWVRRRAEEKPTTRSHPIALTVLVFLAGVYGGYFVAAQGILLVGILGVFLHGSMQAANAMKNVLALAVNLIAAVSYMIFAFDRIDWWVVLLIALGSLAGGFIGSSVGRRLSPVVLRTVIVILGLVALYTMIARLVG, encoded by the coding sequence GTGGACTTGCTGCGCGATGCGCTCATCCTGCTGGGTGGGCTATGGGCTGGAACGATCAACACCATTGTCGGCTCCGGAACCCTTGTCACTTTCCCCATCCTGCTGGCACTCGGCTATGCACCCGTGACCGCCACCATCAGCAATGCAATGGGGTTGGTGGCAGGCGGTGTATCGGGTGCCTGGGGGTACCGGAAGGAACTTAAAGGCAACGGGCGGACACTCGCCAGACTCTTGCCTGCTTCAATTCTTGGCGGCATGGCCGGAGCGGCGTTGCTGCTGAATCTGCCCGAAAGCGTCTTCGGGATCGTGGCGCCCTTCCTCATCGTGGTCGCCCTCGGGTTCGTCATCTTTCAGCCGAAGCTCCAGCGCTGGGTACGTCGCAGAGCGGAGGAGAAACCCACAACAAGGTCCCATCCCATAGCGCTGACCGTCCTTGTATTCCTTGCTGGAGTGTACGGCGGGTACTTCGTTGCGGCCCAGGGGATTCTGTTGGTCGGAATCCTCGGTGTCTTCCTTCACGGTTCCATGCAGGCCGCCAACGCCATGAAGAATGTGTTGGCGCTTGCGGTGAACCTGATCGCGGCGGTCTCCTACATGATTTTCGCCTTCGACAGGATCGACTGGTGGGTTGTCCTGCTGATCGCACTGGGCTCCCTCGCCGGCGGGTTCATCGGGTCGTCGGTGGGCAGGCGCCTCTCCCCGGTTGTTCTCCGGACCGTGATCGTGATTCTTGGACTGGTGGCCTTGTACACGATGATTGCCCGACTGGTGGGCTGA
- a CDS encoding ABC transporter ATP-binding protein: protein MSDVLELSGVSIVRGGKTLLDGVDWQVAEGERWVVMGPNGAGKTTLLQIAGARIHPTQGVAGILDEVMGAVDVFELRPRIGLASASLASQIPEHETVLNVVVTASYGVTGRWREQYERLDERRAFRLLDAWGVATFMNRPFASLSEGERKRVQIARALMADPELLLLDEPAAGLDLAGREDLIARLSELAADEESPAIVLVTHHLEEVPPGFTHAMLLKDGAVVAAGPIGEVLVEEHLSAAFDTPLEVTLRDGRYSAVARAQ, encoded by the coding sequence ATGAGTGATGTTCTGGAACTCTCCGGGGTGAGCATCGTCCGCGGTGGAAAAACACTGCTGGACGGCGTTGACTGGCAAGTCGCCGAGGGCGAGCGCTGGGTGGTCATGGGCCCCAACGGTGCGGGCAAAACTACTCTCCTGCAGATCGCCGGGGCGCGCATCCATCCCACCCAGGGGGTAGCGGGCATCCTCGACGAAGTCATGGGCGCTGTGGATGTTTTCGAGCTGCGTCCCCGGATCGGCCTGGCGTCGGCGTCGCTGGCGTCCCAGATTCCTGAGCATGAGACGGTTCTCAACGTAGTGGTGACGGCGTCCTATGGCGTAACCGGGCGCTGGCGCGAGCAGTACGAAAGGCTTGATGAGCGCCGGGCCTTCCGGCTCCTCGACGCCTGGGGCGTAGCCACCTTCATGAACAGGCCCTTCGCGTCGCTGAGTGAGGGCGAGCGAAAGCGCGTGCAGATCGCGCGTGCACTCATGGCGGATCCGGAACTGCTCCTCCTCGATGAACCGGCAGCGGGCCTCGACCTGGCCGGCAGGGAAGACCTCATCGCGCGGTTGAGCGAACTTGCAGCGGATGAGGAATCGCCGGCGATCGTCCTGGTGACCCACCACCTTGAGGAAGTCCCGCCTGGCTTCACGCACGCCATGCTCCTGAAGGACGGGGCAGTGGTGGCTGCAGGACCGATCGGGGAAGTACTCGTTGAAGAACACCTGAGCGCCGCTTTCGATACACCGCTTGAGGTAACGCTGCGTGATGGCCGCTACAGCGCCGTCGCACGTGCCCAGTAG
- a CDS encoding thiolase family protein — protein sequence MNASDSARPESRRAVVVLARRSPFGRLAGAFRNLEAHDLLAPVLAASARESGVEPHEVDDVIIGNATGGGGNVARLAALTAGFPASVPGLTVDRQCASGLDAVVLACRLVEAGAGTWFLAGGVESCSTAPLRARRLTSAAGAPDFYARARLAPDSHGDPDAGQAAENVANRYGVDRASQDRYALQSHNRTAAARGAMAAEIVPVAGHSTDETPRRNMTAAFLSRFMPAFDPVGSVTAGNSCADADGAVVITVTTLEVARARGFETVLEFAGSAAAGGETALFGTAGAHAVGKLLPALRLEPADVSTWEFNEAFAAQVLASAQLMQVGPQFLNRNGGALAYGHPYGASGAMLVANLLRQRAQSEYDDGWSVAAVSAAGGVGTAAAFRTVRL from the coding sequence TTGAACGCATCCGATAGCGCCCGGCCGGAGTCGCGCCGCGCCGTCGTCGTTCTCGCACGGCGGTCACCGTTTGGCCGACTGGCCGGGGCGTTCCGGAACCTCGAGGCGCATGATCTGTTGGCGCCGGTGCTGGCTGCATCGGCCCGGGAGTCGGGAGTGGAGCCGCATGAGGTGGATGACGTCATCATCGGGAACGCAACCGGCGGCGGCGGGAACGTTGCCCGTCTCGCTGCGCTCACGGCCGGCTTTCCCGCCAGCGTTCCCGGACTCACCGTGGACCGGCAATGTGCCTCCGGCCTGGATGCGGTGGTGCTCGCCTGCAGGTTAGTGGAAGCGGGCGCGGGAACCTGGTTCCTGGCCGGCGGCGTGGAGAGTTGCAGCACTGCACCCTTGCGGGCGAGGCGTCTGACGTCCGCGGCTGGCGCGCCGGACTTCTACGCCCGGGCGCGGCTCGCTCCCGATTCCCACGGCGACCCCGACGCGGGCCAGGCAGCCGAGAATGTCGCAAATCGCTACGGCGTCGACCGCGCCTCCCAGGATCGCTACGCCCTGCAGAGCCACAACCGTACTGCAGCCGCAAGGGGAGCCATGGCGGCGGAAATTGTCCCCGTGGCGGGCCACAGCACTGACGAAACGCCCCGTCGCAACATGACCGCAGCATTTTTGTCCCGGTTCATGCCCGCTTTCGATCCGGTGGGCAGCGTAACCGCGGGCAATTCCTGCGCCGACGCCGACGGCGCGGTTGTCATCACGGTCACCACCCTTGAAGTGGCACGGGCTCGCGGGTTCGAGACCGTGCTGGAGTTCGCCGGGTCTGCCGCGGCGGGTGGGGAGACGGCTCTCTTCGGCACCGCCGGCGCCCACGCTGTAGGGAAGCTGCTCCCTGCCCTCCGACTGGAACCGGCGGATGTATCAACGTGGGAGTTCAATGAGGCTTTCGCCGCGCAGGTACTGGCGTCGGCGCAGCTGATGCAGGTGGGGCCGCAGTTCCTCAACCGGAATGGAGGGGCGCTCGCTTATGGTCACCCGTACGGAGCGTCCGGGGCGATGCTGGTCGCCAACCTCCTGCGCCAGAGAGCCCAGAGCGAGTACGACGACGGCTGGTCGGTCGCCGCTGTCAGTGCGGCCGGCGGGGTGGGAACCGCTGCGGCGTTCCGCACTGTCCGGCTCTAG
- a CDS encoding 3-oxoacyl-ACP reductase FabG, with translation MQDQNTAATPTTTAGRSVLVTGGNRGIGLAIAQSFLAAGDKVAITYRSGEVPEGMLGVRADVTSSEEIDTAFREVEEAHGPVEVLVANAGITRDTLLLRMSEEDFTDVIDTNLTGSFRVIKRASRGMLRLRKGRVILISSVTGLYGSPGQINYSASKAGLVGIARSLTRELGSRGITANVVAPGFINTDMTAALPEETQKNYLSSIPAGRFAEATEVANVVRWVASDEAAYISGAVIPVDGGLGMGH, from the coding sequence GTGCAGGATCAGAACACCGCGGCTACACCTACAACGACGGCAGGCCGTAGCGTCCTGGTCACCGGCGGCAACCGGGGAATTGGTCTTGCCATCGCGCAGTCGTTCCTTGCTGCGGGCGACAAGGTAGCCATCACATACCGCAGCGGCGAGGTACCCGAGGGGATGCTCGGTGTCCGGGCGGACGTCACTAGTTCCGAAGAGATCGACACGGCGTTCCGTGAGGTTGAGGAGGCTCACGGCCCTGTGGAGGTACTCGTGGCCAACGCGGGCATCACACGCGACACCCTGCTCCTGCGGATGAGCGAAGAAGATTTCACCGACGTCATCGACACGAACCTGACCGGATCTTTCAGGGTCATCAAGCGGGCATCCCGTGGAATGCTCCGCCTGCGCAAGGGACGGGTCATTCTGATCTCGTCAGTGACGGGACTTTATGGTTCACCGGGCCAGATCAACTACTCCGCATCCAAGGCAGGACTGGTCGGAATCGCCCGCTCCCTGACCAGGGAGCTCGGCTCGCGGGGTATTACGGCCAACGTCGTGGCTCCTGGGTTCATCAACACAGACATGACGGCTGCCCTCCCGGAGGAGACGCAGAAAAACTACCTCTCGTCCATCCCGGCCGGACGGTTCGCAGAAGCCACCGAGGTAGCCAACGTCGTGCGCTGGGTCGCCAGCGACGAAGCGGCGTACATCTCGGGAGCCGTGATCCCGGTCGACGGCGGCCTCGGCATGGGCCACTGA
- a CDS encoding SDR family oxidoreductase — MGALDGTKAIVTGSSRGIGAEVARLLAEDGAAVVVNYRQKAPRANRVVAGIEAAGGQALAVGADLTAPEGTKALVDAAVENFGGLNLLVLNASGGMEAGLGDDYALKLNRDAQVGMLNAAIEVMPAGSRVVFITSHQAHFINSVETMDAYEPVARSKRAGEDALRELIPALTERGISFVVVSGDMIEGTVTATLLDRAAPGAIEARRQEAGRLYSVEEFAAEIFKMVSADVPTGHTEYVGGAEHFTR, encoded by the coding sequence ATGGGTGCACTGGATGGCACAAAGGCAATCGTCACGGGCTCATCGCGCGGAATCGGAGCGGAGGTGGCGCGTCTACTGGCGGAGGACGGCGCCGCCGTCGTCGTCAATTACCGCCAGAAGGCGCCGCGCGCCAATAGGGTGGTCGCCGGGATCGAGGCTGCCGGTGGGCAAGCGCTCGCCGTGGGCGCTGATCTGACAGCCCCGGAGGGCACCAAGGCGCTCGTGGACGCGGCCGTTGAGAACTTCGGGGGCCTGAACCTGCTCGTGCTCAACGCGTCCGGCGGGATGGAAGCCGGATTGGGTGACGATTACGCGCTGAAGCTCAATCGGGACGCCCAGGTCGGCATGCTGAACGCCGCCATCGAGGTAATGCCTGCCGGCTCACGCGTGGTCTTCATCACGAGCCACCAGGCGCACTTCATTAACTCCGTGGAAACCATGGATGCCTACGAGCCGGTCGCGCGAAGCAAGCGTGCGGGTGAAGACGCGCTGAGAGAATTGATCCCGGCCCTGACCGAGCGCGGTATCAGCTTCGTTGTCGTCTCGGGTGACATGATCGAGGGAACCGTGACCGCAACCCTCCTGGATCGTGCTGCTCCGGGCGCCATCGAGGCACGGAGGCAGGAAGCCGGCCGGCTGTATTCCGTCGAGGAGTTCGCTGCCGAGATCTTCAAGATGGTCAGCGCGGACGTACCGACGGGCCACACCGAGTACGTCGGCGGGGCAGAACACTTCACCCGCTGA
- a CDS encoding SURF1 family cytochrome oxidase biogenesis protein → MVLLKYLATPRWFGWLALVLVLAAACSALGLWQLDRRDQAAATVNTVQANYDQPPIPYTPGLFNSFEEAREWTPVTLTGVYDSANQRIVRNRPLNGRPGYEVLVPLMLGDGTAVVINRGWLPIGNEEAGRPDTVPPAPEGEVTVTARIRPGEPALDRSAPSGQLASINLPAYQEQVGYPLQSAAYGLLASETPAPATAPVAPAKPTIDLGPHLSYSMQWFAFGVLLFVGLGYAARQQYRIDHLEEGQSIHDARPERVRRRPTAEQEEDAILDAQGL, encoded by the coding sequence GTGGTACTCCTCAAATATCTCGCGACGCCGCGCTGGTTCGGCTGGTTGGCGCTGGTTCTCGTCCTGGCAGCCGCCTGCTCTGCCCTTGGCTTATGGCAGCTGGACCGCCGCGATCAGGCTGCTGCGACGGTGAACACCGTGCAGGCGAATTACGACCAGCCGCCCATTCCCTACACGCCCGGGTTGTTCAACTCCTTCGAGGAGGCCAGGGAGTGGACGCCTGTCACGCTGACCGGGGTCTACGACTCCGCCAACCAGCGCATCGTCCGCAATCGCCCCCTCAACGGTCGGCCGGGATATGAGGTCCTGGTTCCGCTGATGCTGGGCGACGGGACCGCCGTCGTCATCAATCGCGGGTGGCTTCCCATCGGCAATGAAGAGGCGGGACGCCCGGACACCGTTCCGCCGGCTCCCGAGGGCGAGGTTACGGTCACCGCGCGCATCCGGCCGGGAGAACCGGCTCTGGACCGTTCCGCGCCATCCGGGCAGCTCGCGTCGATCAACCTTCCGGCCTATCAGGAGCAGGTCGGCTATCCCCTCCAGAGTGCTGCCTACGGCCTGCTGGCAAGTGAAACACCCGCGCCGGCAACAGCGCCGGTCGCTCCCGCAAAACCTACGATCGATCTGGGCCCGCACCTGTCCTACTCGATGCAGTGGTTTGCCTTCGGAGTGCTGCTCTTCGTGGGACTCGGGTATGCCGCGCGCCAGCAGTACCGCATTGACCATCTGGAGGAGGGGCAGAGCATCCACGATGCTCGCCCAGAACGCGTGCGCCGTCGCCCAACAGCCGAGCAGGAAGAAGACGCCATCCTCGACGCCCAGGGTCTCTAG